A segment of the Salminus brasiliensis chromosome 5, fSalBra1.hap2, whole genome shotgun sequence genome:
tactagatggcaatggtcaaaagccgatcctcaccaagagcccttccagcttcaaatacggctcggctcgacccgccatccctcaaaatccacggaagacgagcgtccaggctattttctgtcctgcaccaaagtggtggaacgagcttcccctgggtgtccgaacagcagagtcgctgttgaagaccctcctcttccgagaatacttagagtagagtactatggtctccatattgacttgtgtttagtagtgtctaagcttagaggtatgttataaatgctgtaaatgtaaatgctgacCTCAGCATGGACACAGAAACCCTGTTTATACCTGGTCACTTAATATGTCTTAagtatctggataaggccaagccacataaacatGCAGGTGTGAACACGACCaggactcatttaaaccagatacaaatccgatcacttAAAACCttgagccacatgttacagCAGAGTAAACAGGGCCTTagagtaaatgcatgtggctaaaaccCAGATATTATAGTCATATGAAGCGACCgggtttaatttaatattaaataaatgaactaactCAGAGGGATCTTTAAAATGGGGATTGCCAAAGAatcctttagtaaaggcagtagGGTCCCAGAAATATAGCCAGGctgttatatttattttagccaATATAGACATGAGCCAAAAGAAACATGATATGAGAGATCACTATGCTCATTATTCGAACCGTATATATGAGTTAAGGAACCGTAACTCGGTTTAGACTCGTTATTCCTTCGTTATTCATCCCACAGACGCTGGATTGGACTGAGATGTGGGAACGTTGGAGGCCACACTTTTTCTCACATTCCTTAAACTAATCCTGAACAACCGGCTTCATTTATCAAACAGTGCTGATCTAAGatcatatttcatattcataAACTGATCCTAGATCTGCAGTCTTATGCTCAACAGGTACAACCCTGGTCGAAAAACACatgttgttgattttctaagtgaaagTAAATGAACAAATCCTCTATTTTTTTCAAGCTAGGCTGTTTTCACATGGTTACAATGCAGCTAAACCTGTTTCCAGTTAGTTAAAAAAATCACAACTTGGGTTTAGGTTTCGTTATATTTTACACCCTCGATCATTTAGACAAGTGAAGCCTATACAACAACAGCataataaaataactgaattaaCCCACACCAGAGATGTGTAGTAAAAGATCTCTAAAAACTAGGATTTCTCTAACGTTGCTCAATACATAGCACATAATCATTATGAGGATTTTAAATAGTGTCCGGTTTTAAAGTTAGATTAAATGTTTGTGTTGACTTTACTAGAATTGAATTAAGTTTATAAGTGACATCCAGtctatattttaaaaagctttgAGGCATGGGGATATctattatttataaaagtatGGTTTCATTTAATtgacatatttatttaatacataCAATTAATATTTTCACATAATTTATTCAGTCATTGTTTCACGATTACAAATGATTTATTTCATTATCATGACATAACGCGTACTGTTTTCTCTGGATAACTGATGAGTAATcgctgtaaaaatatttttttaaaacagtgacacatttttcttttttcttttacagtttTGTCATTTACAtgctattttaaaaataaatgctgtaaaaaaaacattaaaaaatcatcACAAATGTAGCATGGGAAAACAGAGTCAATAAATATGCTAACCCTGGtccttttgcttttcttttttatatacagtataactgTTTTCTCTAGATAACAATTAAATCTcgataaatacattttaaaaaatagcaCCCTTATTTCGAGAAAACCCTTTGTTTATGACatgataattaaataataatcttTGGAAAAAAATACTTGTTATAacacagtaaataaaatatgcTTAAGGTTTCCGTCCAaaacattaaagtaaatcatcagAAATCAGTGAACTAAAACAGAAAGTGTACATAAAAGTCCTCGTCGCCGTGTTTCCGGCCCCTGCTCGGCAGCCCCGTGTATATGAGCTGCGTGTTTCCGGCGGGCTCCCTCTTTTCAGGTCTCGGCTCCAGCATGCCTGTAAGTGAGACTCCGCCATGGCGCCACATGGTCCCCTAATAACTCCTCTCGGGCGCTTTAGAGCGCGACTGTCGGGCCGTCGCGGTGTTTAAACGTCGTATTAAGGGTCTCCGCGTCCGAGACCCCCAAACTCGGCTCGGTTCGGACGTTGTGGCGTTAGAAGCCGGGCTCTGACAGGGCGGCGGAGAAGATGGCTGCTTTCAAAACATGGTCGAGGGTTTGAGCGCAGACGGGACGGGGCTGGTGGGGCTGTTGGGGCTGTTGGGGCTGTTAGTGCTGGTCCGGCTGCAGGGGGCTGTGGCCCGGTGGTGTGGACGGATGCGGGGTTCGGGTTTGTGCTGTGTGGTTTTATTGCGAACGGGCTGAAGTTGGACCCTAAATTTAACCTGCAGTTCATTTGTTCCTTAAGTGCTGCTGCGGTTCGTTCCGGCGCGTTTAGACTCCAATAAGGTTTTAATTCATTaacttttaatattattaataatcagaTGAGGAACCACATCTGGCGCATGTCAATTGCAAGTAATCGAGATGGCTAACTTGCTGGCCTGGGTTTTTCCatgtccaccttaaatggctcAGGAGGCACATTTCTGGCCCAGTACATTTATATGGCTAGTTAAGTGTCATGATTTCTCAGATAATGTCCCATTGCCCACcctaaaaatgcaaaaatctcCACATTGGGGAACATTTGCACGGTTTTAGCCTCAAACCTCAGTTTTAAAAAGTCCTGATGTGGCACATTTCTGGCCTAGTATATTTATAtggctggttaaccagctgaATTCTgcctttccaccttaaatggtgaggatgtagccagctagctaactgtctTCCTGGAAGTAGTTGGCCAACGCTTGAATTTGTCATACCCCCTTAACCAGTGCTGCAATTTCAACTTTTAtttattccaccttaaattgtaCAGTTGACTTCAGTCATGCTGCTGTCAATTCTGTATATTCTGGTACCTGTAACCTGCTCTGGTATTcccttccaccttaaatattACCGAAGTTAAATCCTAGCAGTCAGTTTTCTGTAGAACTTGATTGCGGTTGATCTGACTTGATCCACCTTAAATTGTGCGCAAGTTGCGTTCTGGCACCTGTGAGTTCGGGCAGTTATCAGTGCCTTTTTTAAGATGGTACAGAAAAGGTCAGGGCGGGTATCTGGAACCTTTGCGCCTGTAAATGTGAATAAGTTGATGTTTCTCTTTCTCCGTCTCAGCTCGCAAAAGACTTCCTGCACCCTACtccagaggaggagaagaggaggcaCAAGAAGAAGCGCCTGGTGCAGTGCCCCAACTCCTACTTCATGGACGTGAAATGCCCAGGTTAGCGAGGACTTCGCCTGAACTCTTTAATTGGTGTAGATCGGTGTGCTTGTGCCTGGCTGGTGAAGCCAATCCCAGTCTTAACTGGTGTCTCAAGCACTGCTGATGAGGCTTCTAGGTTGAGGTGTATCACTTTCATATTGCATATAAAGTACGAAGCCAGCTAGCTACCTAAACGCTGTCAACATCCATGACAAATGAGCTGTTCAGTGGTTTTGCTGCTGCACAATTGACTGAATGTTTTGACCTTGTGTCTGCAGGTTGCTATAAGATCACTACAGTGTTCAGCCATGCTCAGACGGTGGTGTTGTGTGTAGGATGCTCTACGGTGCTGTGCCAGCCCACTGGAGGAAAAGCTCGTCTTACAGAAGGTATACCAAGCCTACATACACACTCAAAACATGCATGCTTTCTAAAATATGCCTCATTTGACAATTGAAAATCAGTGCTTTCTTTTCCTGGGCCTTTTTTGTCCTCCACACGTGTccagatgtttttaaaagagCAGATTTCCGCCCAGCCAAATGCTTGCATGGGAATGCCTCGCCTGTATAGGGTGATAGGACCTTTAGATGTCAAAACTGGTGAAATTTAAGTGAAATTTAATCCTAAATTGCCCACTAGAGCagaatgtatttgtaataaCAGCTTGGATAATAAGTCGGTCTAAAACCTAGTTCTAAGTGTTATGGcttatgtagttcactatatagggtGTAAGGAGGAATTAGGGATTATGGCTGGGCGCTATGCTAAATTTGTCATTAAAGAATTTAATATGTGCCTTTTATGATTGACAtgcaaaatgcatcagtaaCGACATTCTTAAATGGCTATTAAATCCACTCCTATACTGAGTGcagtgatttatattcaaaATATGCTGCTGTGCATCGAATTAAACACCACTTACagtctgtaatgaaatgtgctgttgatcagtgttcttttaaGCCCTGACGATATCCACGATAAAATAGGCAAGTGTAATCTCCACATTGGGGATTGTTTGCATGCTTTTACAGACACAAActccttaaaaataaataaatgaaataaaatcctGACGTGTGAATGGAGTCTTTAATTAGCTGAGAGGTGGCCCCATGATCGGTGGCCTGGAGTCCCAGATATgggtctgttggctgatgtaacATGTACTTAAGgcatgttcaactgtctgaTGACTTTGCGTGAATGGCAGCGAGTGGGTGTCTGCAATCCTGAAAGCATATAGCTAGTTTTCATCCGGCACTGGTAGTATCGCCTACTGGGTGGGAATTTATAATTATAGATAACTAGGTTGTACAGTGGTCGAATGTTGGGATTAACAGAATTCTAATCAAAGATGAATATTAATGCACTCTGTATGTGATGCTGCATTAGTTAGAGCTCAAATGTGGATGTCTGCAAACCTCACCATGTAAACCTCTCCTCCCCCTCTGCAGGATGCTCATTCAGGAGAAAGCAGCACTAGTCTCTCTAACCGATAAGCAAGGATGGAGACCACAAGAGGGGAGACTGGATCGGACATCGGCTTTACATTGCCTATCCAAGGTGACTCGCAGCTTTGACCTGAAATGGTATGAAGCTGGAGGTTGGATTGGGAACAGACCTCAATATGATGATGAAGTCACTGTAAAGCTTGACTGCCAATCCTGTTTCTCACttttaattgtttaaataaagaCTTGTTTTTCGCTATGTTCGTTTTTGGCGTGTTTGTATAGTAATGCATGTTGCTAGAGGTCAGACTTGAGGATCCAACATGGTCTTGAATGCAGTTCTCATGCATGTTTTATTTAGCTGTTTGCCTTTTATGCTGCATTTTAAAATTAAGTGTGAGATTCTCCATTTGGTAAAATTTGGGCAAAGTGAAGGACAACTTAACATCTTAGTAAATGAGCTAGAAGTGATGTGGAGGAAACAGCTGATGGGTGTCGGCTGTTTCCATTACTTCCATTAccctttttatgtatttaaattttatttacaaAGCTGAGAAGAAAAAGCACACTGCTCTAGACCTTGTTTAAAGAAAATCAGACTAGTTGGATGCAAGGACTGGCTCCCTGTctggggtattcctgccttaaGTGCCAGGCCCTGGCCAGAAAGAAGCTGGATGGCTGGAATAGACTCTACAAAGTCTACTAGACTGAGGGGTTATGGTTGGTTACAGATGTGCATGTGAAGGTTCGATAGGTTCTAGTAAAGAAGGATTTATCTAAATTAAGTCTTCTGAGACTGGTAAGGGAGCTGGGGGGTCAAGGTGCAAGGAGGGTAAACTCATCGAATGCTCCACAGCCACGGTTTCTTGTGCAGGCTCTTTGCCATCTGTGGTGAGGAATTGATCCATGGGGAGAAAAATGGTCCGCTTGCTGCTGGCAGAAAGAACCAGACCAGCAGATATCAAACATGGTACATGACTGTGCCCTGTCTGATATAGAAGCTGATGGGTGGGTCGGCATTTACTTGTAGGCCTCTATTCTAAAGAGATGCCTGAAATGTACCTGGAGTTGTAGAGATAGGGGACGAGGAGACCACAGGTACAGTCTGCAAACTGGACGCCATGCTGTTATACACTGCGTACAAAACAGACAAGTCAGCATAAAGCAAAAGACAATGCAGCTGTGGCTTACAGTAAgtggttttacacacacacacagacgctcaCTATGCACTTTAGTTGGAACACTGTAGTAATACTAAGTAGAGCCTATTTTTGCTCTCAGAACAGCCTCAGTTCCTAAAGGAATGAATTCCTCGAGATGCTAGA
Coding sequences within it:
- the rps27.2 gene encoding 40S ribosomal protein S27.2 — encoded protein: MSCVFPAGSLFSGLGSSMPLAKDFLHPTPEEEKRRHKKKRLVQCPNSYFMDVKCPGCYKITTVFSHAQTVVLCVGCSTVLCQPTGGKARLTEGCSFRRKQH